Proteins encoded by one window of Collimonas fungivorans:
- a CDS encoding phosphonate degradation HD-domain oxygenase — protein MLTIPQICELFERGGHQMYSGEPVNQLEHALQSATLAEQAGAQPELVCAALLHDLGHLLNPQGETPSARGVDDTHQYFAIPYLRGLFGPAVLEPIRLHVDAKRYLCATDAGYRERLSEDSKRSLELQGGVFSAADAAQFIARPYAADAVSLRLWDDQAKMEGMATPGLPHFSTLMSACALVTA, from the coding sequence ATGCTGACCATCCCGCAAATCTGCGAACTGTTCGAACGCGGCGGCCACCAGATGTACAGCGGCGAGCCGGTCAACCAGCTCGAGCATGCGCTGCAATCGGCCACCCTGGCCGAACAGGCCGGCGCCCAGCCGGAACTGGTCTGCGCCGCCTTGCTGCACGATCTCGGGCACTTGCTGAACCCGCAAGGCGAGACGCCGTCGGCGCGCGGCGTCGACGATACCCACCAATATTTCGCGATACCTTATCTGCGCGGCTTGTTCGGCCCGGCGGTGCTGGAGCCGATTCGCCTGCATGTCGACGCCAAGCGTTACCTGTGCGCCACCGACGCCGGCTACCGGGAGCGTTTGTCCGAAGATTCCAAACGCAGCCTGGAGTTGCAGGGCGGCGTGTTTTCCGCCGCCGACGCGGCGCAGTTCATCGCCCGTCCTTATGCTGCCGATGCCGTCAGCCTGCGCCTGTGGGACGACCAGGCCAAGATGGAAGGCATGGCGACTCCCGGCCTGCCGCATTTTTCCACGCTGATGTCCGCCTGCGCGTTGGTAACCGCGTAA
- a CDS encoding FAD-dependent oxidoreductase has product MRPFWLEDALFADGELAPALQGRQKADVGIVGGGFTGLWTAIQLKQQDPALDIAIIESDLCGAGASGRNGGCLLTWSTKFFTLRRLFGEVEAVRLVKASEAVVDHIGNFCREHKINAEFRQDGTLYTATTKAQLGVLDPVLQELQRQGISSYHELPDAEVQRRSGSARNLAGVFSPMAATVHPGKLVRGLRRTALEMGIRIYERTPMLSFTPGTTVTLQTPAGSLQAGKVVLAINAWMASRFPQFERTLAVVSSDMVITEKCPELLQRIGLTDGVSVLDSRTFVFYYRTTEDGRLMLGKGGNTFAWRGRILPVFDQRSPYEQQLKDSLHEFFPALAGVPITASWNGPSDRSVTGFPFFGRLDDMPNVFYGFGYSGNGVGPSYMGGQLLSSLVLGLDNAWSRSPLAAGPRGQFPPEPLRYIGSLVVRNAIRRKELAEDQDRKPWLMDQMLSKLANAAGKADKA; this is encoded by the coding sequence ATGCGCCCATTCTGGCTGGAAGATGCACTGTTCGCCGACGGTGAGTTGGCCCCCGCCTTGCAAGGCCGGCAGAAAGCCGACGTCGGCATCGTCGGCGGCGGCTTCACCGGCTTGTGGACCGCAATCCAGCTCAAGCAGCAGGACCCGGCGCTGGACATCGCCATCATCGAAAGCGACCTGTGCGGCGCCGGCGCCAGCGGCCGCAACGGTGGCTGCCTGCTGACCTGGTCGACCAAATTCTTCACCCTGCGCCGACTGTTCGGCGAGGTCGAAGCCGTACGCCTGGTCAAGGCTTCGGAAGCGGTGGTCGACCATATCGGTAATTTCTGCCGCGAGCACAAGATCAATGCCGAATTCCGCCAGGACGGCACCCTGTATACCGCCACCACCAAGGCGCAACTGGGGGTGCTGGACCCGGTGCTGCAAGAATTGCAGCGGCAGGGCATCAGTTCCTATCATGAATTGCCGGACGCTGAAGTGCAGCGCCGCTCCGGCTCCGCGCGTAATCTCGCCGGCGTGTTCTCGCCGATGGCGGCCACTGTGCATCCAGGCAAGCTGGTGCGCGGCTTGCGCCGCACAGCGCTGGAAATGGGCATTCGGATCTACGAAAGAACGCCGATGCTGTCGTTCACGCCAGGAACCACAGTCACCTTGCAAACGCCGGCCGGCAGCCTGCAGGCCGGCAAGGTGGTATTGGCCATCAACGCCTGGATGGCCAGCCGTTTCCCGCAGTTCGAACGGACCCTGGCGGTGGTCTCCAGCGATATGGTGATCACCGAAAAATGTCCCGAGCTGTTACAGCGCATCGGCCTGACCGATGGCGTCTCGGTGCTCGATTCGCGCACTTTCGTGTTCTATTACCGTACCACCGAAGACGGCCGCCTGATGCTCGGCAAGGGCGGCAACACTTTCGCCTGGCGCGGCCGCATCCTGCCGGTGTTCGACCAGCGTTCGCCCTACGAGCAGCAGCTAAAAGATAGTCTGCACGAGTTTTTCCCGGCGCTGGCCGGCGTACCGATCACCGCCAGCTGGAATGGCCCGTCCGACCGCTCGGTCACCGGCTTCCCGTTTTTTGGACGCCTGGATGACATGCCGAACGTGTTCTACGGCTTCGGTTACTCCGGCAACGGCGTCGGCCCCAGCTACATGGGCGGCCAGCTGCTGTCGTCGCTGGTGCTGGGCCTCGACAACGCCTGGAGCCGTAGCCCGCTGGCAGCCGGCCCGCGCGGCCAGTTCCCGCCGGAGCCACTGCGCTATATCGGTTCGCTGGTGGTGCGCAACGCCATCCGGCGCAAGGAACTGGCGGAAGACCAGGACCGCAAGCCCTGGCTGATGGACCAGATGCTGAGCAAGCTGGCCAATGCCGCGGGCAAGGCTGATAAGGCATAG